Genomic window (Flavobacteriales bacterium):
GAGGCGATTATCTTCTTCTTCTCGGCTTTCGAGCCGCCGCATGAGGATCCGGATTGGAGCTTGGTGTATCCGGAATTGGCCACCGGCGAAAAGGCTGAAGGGGATGATTTCAAGAAGGAGGACCAGCGTTCCATTACGGAGCAGCTTGACGACATGCTCGAAAGCGCCAAGATTGAGCCTGAGCTCATCGCCAGCCTTGGCGATGGCATGCGCAGCCTGAGCGACAATGCCAAGAGCATGGGCCAGATTACCAGCGCGGCCTCGGCCACCAATGATTACACCACCAGCCTGAAGGATGCCGCGAGCAAGGTGAGCAGCCTGGGTGAGACCTACATGAAGGCCAGCGAGAGCCTTACCGGCCTCACGCAGAACGTGGAGGCTGGCCGGAATGCCGGGGATGGCCTGCGCCAGATGAGCCAGAACCTGACGGCATTGAATGAGA
Coding sequences:
- the gldL gene encoding gliding motility protein GldL, translated to MAKLYGIGAAVVIVGALFKIQHWPLADFFLILGLSTEAIIFFFSAFEPPHEDPDWSLVYPELATGEKAEGDDFKKEDQRSITEQLDDMLESAKIEPELIASLGDGMRSLSDNAKSMGQITSAASATNDYTTSLKDAASKVSSLGETYMKASESLTGLTQNVEAGRNAGDGLRQMSQNLTALNEMYELQLKTSREKLEAANQMFEGMGEMMTNLKNSVDDTKRYKENIAVLSDNLAKLNTVYGNMLSAMRVN